Proteins from a single region of Leptospiraceae bacterium:
- a CDS encoding PP-loop domain protein, with protein MKYSEFVSQIFQSNFERLKPFHSLLKNHRAVIAYSGGKDSSLLAHFYQYLFLNSYCPEPILFHLNHLIRDNFLQEEEIHLEMKNFSSQTFLKKKIFPNFQNV; from the coding sequence ATGAAATACTCAGAGTTTGTTAGCCAAATTTTTCAATCTAATTTCGAAAGGTTAAAACCATTTCATTCTCTTCTAAAAAATCATAGAGCTGTGATTGCATATTCAGGAGGAAAAGATTCAAGTTTATTAGCTCATTTTTATCAGTATCTATTTTTAAATTCCTATTGCCCAGAACCAATTTTATTTCACCTAAACCATTTGATTCGAGATAACTTTTTACAAGAAGAAGAAATACACTTAGAAATGAAAAACTTCTCTTCCCAAACATTCCTAAAAAAAAAAATATTCCCAAACTTTCAAAACGTCTAA
- a CDS encoding SpoIIE family protein phosphatase — protein sequence MNELETTTSICILCNQEKTPDGITTNGIFNCITCGKEWILEKRKSQRFSKTDTVTDYANLITEFVTIFDSNLDLKELCEKTLSIFKTKFGFEKSGFVIHEPVNSFFKFERYLGKSESVITKLKTDSEDHSHPFTICCQKGKPQLRTLSDENNFDKTYKKITDNTVCQILIPIIYKTTTLGLLVFDFDDPTFAEEKFKHLEIFELISNQIAVALYHTIIFNKSNTKYRQFVNLHSSGLTLNKLYLNNTLEIIKMSLLTISGLVDTDINVLFIYNHKFKVITSHKLLRTIDSLELTQDSIVVENFEEYKSFFNKQTPTLISTEQEPLAKKIGFTGKQILNLPSFTLEVNDYVFLLGRYSTRLFTPDEVEVLTAYSELVKITIDNAFMYHKMAKQERLEKEIEIAKEIQHNLLPREMPLHPRYEFAGLMIPAREIGGDYYDLLVSPNQNETIFAIGDVSGKGLPAGMVMVTARTIIHSVIRRLSELKEIVRELNSYLYYNSRNAATMRFMSLTCLKWNHDSNEFYYCGSGHGNLLIYRAKTKEVEIIFTGGTILGIMPDISEYYSEGKVILDAGDSILMYTDGVTESMNLKGDPLEEEGLIESFKKYNEENSQDILDGIYKDLKDFSVNVRTQHDDITMLLIKRNL from the coding sequence ATGAACGAACTAGAGACAACAACTTCCATTTGTATACTTTGTAACCAAGAAAAAACTCCCGACGGTATTACTACTAACGGAATTTTTAATTGTATTACTTGCGGTAAGGAATGGATTCTAGAAAAAAGAAAATCCCAACGATTCTCCAAAACAGATACCGTTACAGACTACGCAAATTTAATCACAGAATTTGTGACTATTTTTGACTCCAACCTTGACCTAAAAGAACTTTGCGAAAAAACACTTTCTATTTTTAAAACAAAGTTCGGATTCGAAAAATCAGGATTTGTAATCCATGAACCCGTGAATAGTTTTTTCAAATTTGAAAGGTACTTAGGAAAATCAGAATCCGTTATTACAAAATTAAAAACCGACTCTGAAGATCACTCCCACCCATTTACAATCTGCTGCCAAAAAGGAAAACCACAACTTAGAACGCTTTCCGATGAAAATAATTTTGATAAAACCTATAAAAAAATTACGGATAATACAGTTTGCCAAATATTAATTCCAATTATTTATAAAACTACAACTCTTGGACTTCTAGTATTTGATTTTGACGACCCAACATTTGCAGAAGAAAAATTTAAACATCTTGAAATATTTGAATTAATTTCAAATCAAATTGCTGTTGCCCTTTATCACACAATTATTTTCAATAAGTCTAACACGAAGTATAGACAATTTGTAAACTTACATTCCTCCGGGCTAACATTAAATAAACTCTATTTGAACAATACTCTAGAGATTATTAAAATGTCTCTACTTACCATTTCCGGTCTTGTGGACACCGATATAAATGTACTTTTTATTTATAACCACAAGTTTAAAGTTATCACATCACATAAATTACTCAGAACCATTGATTCCCTAGAGCTTACGCAAGACTCCATTGTTGTAGAAAATTTTGAAGAATACAAATCATTCTTTAACAAACAAACCCCTACTCTAATTTCTACGGAACAAGAACCACTTGCCAAAAAAATTGGATTTACCGGCAAACAGATATTAAACCTTCCCTCTTTTACATTAGAAGTAAATGATTATGTATTTCTATTGGGACGTTATTCGACACGATTATTTACTCCCGACGAAGTCGAAGTTCTCACTGCCTATTCGGAGCTTGTAAAAATCACGATCGATAATGCGTTTATGTACCATAAAATGGCAAAACAAGAAAGACTAGAAAAAGAAATTGAAATCGCCAAAGAAATCCAACATAATCTTTTACCAAGAGAAATGCCTCTCCATCCAAGATACGAATTTGCAGGACTTATGATACCTGCAAGAGAAATTGGAGGGGATTATTACGATTTACTTGTATCTCCCAATCAAAATGAAACAATATTTGCCATTGGAGATGTTTCTGGAAAAGGACTTCCTGCTGGTATGGTAATGGTAACCGCTAGAACAATCATTCACTCCGTAATCCGAAGACTCAGTGAATTAAAAGAAATTGTAAGAGAATTAAATTCCTATCTATACTACAATTCTCGAAACGCGGCAACTATGCGTTTCATGTCCCTAACTTGTCTAAAATGGAACCATGATTCAAATGAATTTTATTACTGTGGTAGTGGACATGGAAATTTACTAATCTACCGAGCCAAAACTAAAGAAGTAGAAATTATATTTACCGGTGGAACAATTTTAGGAATCATGCCTGATATAAGTGAATATTACTCAGAAGGCAAAGTCATATTAGACGCTGGGGATTCTATATTAATGTATACTGACGGCGTTACTGAATCCATGAACTTAAAAGGAGATCCACTCGAAGAAGAAGGACTAATCGAGTCTTTCAAAAAATACAATGAAGAAAACTCGCAAGATATTTTAGATGGAATCTACAAAGACTTAAAAGATTTTTCAGTAAATGTAAGAACCCAACACGATGATATCACCATGTTACTCATTAAAAGGAATCTATGA